A genomic stretch from Aedes albopictus strain Foshan chromosome 2, AalbF5, whole genome shotgun sequence includes:
- the LOC109411313 gene encoding mantle protein, which produces MKAFVVFAMAIAIVASAAVEKKEAAAEGAKKQDKRGLWDLGYGYESHGWDHSPLKLSHGWEEPHITTVIKKEHVAVPYEVEKHVPYPVKVPYPVTVEKHVPVVVEKKVPVYVEKPVAVPVKVPYKVKEYVEVPKPYPVHVEKPYPVYVKKPVYVEKHVPVVVKSHGWEPHHSHSYSEVHSWH; this is translated from the exons atgaaG GCTTTTGTTGTTTTTGCTATGGCTATTGCCATCGTGGCCAGTGCTGCCGTTGAGAAGAAGGAAGCTGCTGCGGAAGGTGCGAAGAAGCAGGACAAACGTGGACTGTGGGACTTGGGATACGGTTATGAGTCGCACGGTTGGGATCATTCGCCGCTGAAGTTGTCCCATGGATGGGAAGAGCCTCACATTACCACCGTCATCAAGAAGGAACACGTTGCCGTCCCATACGAGGTCGAGAAGCACGTCCCATACCCAGTCAAGGTCCCATACCCAGTGACCGTCGAGAAGCACGTGCCAGTCGTCGTTGAAAAGAAGGTCCCAGTCTACGTCGAGAAGCCAGTTGCTGTCCCAGTCAAGGTCCCATACAAGGTCAAGGAATACGTCGAAGTCCCCAAGCCATACCCAGTCCATGTTGAGAAGCCATACCCAGTCTACGTCAAGAAGCCAGTCTACGTCGAGAAGCACGTCCCAGTTGTCGTCAAGTCCCACGGATGGGAGCCACACCACAGCCACTCCTACTCCGAGGTCCACTCGTGGCACTAA